In a single window of the Flavivirga spongiicola genome:
- a CDS encoding FecR family protein — MTENQIKSLINKYLNNDCSAEEKKKLENFLESYQGESDLWNTFDYGNKLKIEKSIYNKIRKKIRLENSKRIFKLERRPLFYMKYAAILLIGLFITIYVNRQPETVNNNENIVLELHDGSKKVINIDDNQKITNAKGVVLGKQDKNLLIYENIDTTNQVTKLTYNTLYVPYGKKIQIRLSDGSLIYLNSGSTLKYPVQFIKGLSREVFLNGEAYFNVAKNKNDAFIAYANDVVTEVYGTEFNISSYENDDNQDIVLVEGSVGVYNNNLKENSSKQIILIPNQKASLRKSSLQFTTETVDVKNHIAWIDGVLLFQKERFENIIRKLERHYNISIQNNNELLNDIRFTGSFDVETIDQVLRSFNGYKPFNYIIDNNKIIINP, encoded by the coding sequence ATGACAGAAAATCAAATCAAATCACTAATAAACAAGTACTTAAATAACGACTGCAGTGCTGAAGAGAAAAAAAAATTAGAAAATTTTTTAGAATCTTATCAAGGAGAAAGTGACCTGTGGAATACATTTGATTATGGAAATAAGCTAAAAATTGAAAAAAGTATTTATAATAAAATTCGCAAAAAAATTCGTCTGGAAAACTCTAAACGTATCTTTAAGTTAGAACGAAGGCCACTTTTTTATATGAAGTATGCTGCAATTTTATTAATAGGTCTTTTTATAACCATATATGTTAATAGACAACCGGAAACTGTAAATAATAATGAAAATATTGTTTTAGAGCTTCATGATGGTTCTAAGAAAGTGATTAATATTGATGATAATCAAAAAATAACTAATGCCAAAGGGGTGGTATTAGGCAAGCAAGATAAAAACTTATTAATTTACGAAAACATAGATACTACAAATCAAGTAACAAAACTTACATATAATACACTATATGTCCCTTACGGCAAAAAAATTCAGATTAGATTATCAGATGGTTCTTTAATTTATTTAAACTCTGGATCAACCTTAAAATATCCTGTTCAATTTATAAAGGGGTTGTCTAGAGAAGTATTTTTAAATGGAGAAGCTTACTTTAATGTAGCTAAAAATAAAAACGATGCTTTTATCGCTTATGCCAATGATGTCGTTACCGAAGTCTACGGAACAGAATTTAATATTTCATCTTATGAAAATGATGATAATCAAGACATTGTTTTAGTTGAAGGGTCTGTTGGGGTTTATAATAATAACTTAAAAGAAAACTCCTCTAAACAAATTATTTTAATTCCTAACCAAAAAGCATCACTAAGAAAAAGCAGTTTACAGTTTACAACAGAAACAGTAGATGTTAAAAACCATATAGCTTGGATAGACGGTGTGCTTCTTTTTCAAAAGGAACGATTTGAAAACATTATTAGAAAGTTAGAAAGACATTATAATATTTCCATTCAAAATAATAACGAATTACTTAACGATATTAGATTTACTGGATCTTTCGATGTAGAAACTATCGATCAGGTCTTAAGATCATTTAATGGTTACAAACCATTTAATTACATAATAGATAACAATAAAATAATTATTAACCCATAA
- a CDS encoding RNA polymerase sigma factor gives MLNKNRTYRQILKEANGKESLAFKKVYLHFWERLYIYAFKVLGNKKICEDIVQEIFLTFWKNGHKVEIENLSAYLFQSLRFQLFKHFRDKKLTKSDIKMFADVYKTNVTEDLINLNDLESVIHRHLNTLPPKCKDIFYLSRFEHLSHKEIAEKLNISTQTVKNQITTALKHLRLKLGDTYLFWLLSLLFNL, from the coding sequence TTGCTAAATAAAAATAGGACATATCGTCAAATTTTAAAAGAAGCTAATGGTAAAGAATCATTAGCCTTTAAAAAAGTATATTTACATTTTTGGGAAAGATTATACATTTATGCTTTTAAGGTTTTAGGAAATAAAAAAATATGTGAAGATATTGTTCAGGAAATATTCTTGACCTTTTGGAAGAATGGACATAAAGTAGAAATCGAAAATTTATCGGCTTACCTTTTTCAATCATTACGATTTCAATTATTTAAACACTTTCGTGATAAAAAGTTAACAAAAAGTGATATAAAGATGTTTGCTGATGTATATAAAACAAATGTGACAGAAGATTTAATAAACCTTAATGATCTTGAGTCTGTTATACATAGACATTTAAACACTTTACCACCAAAATGTAAGGACATCTTCTATTTAAGTCGATTTGAACATTTATCACATAAAGAAATTGCAGAAAAATTAAATATCTCTACACAAACGGTAAAGAATCAAATCACTACAGCCTTGAAACACTTACGGCTTAAACTTGGAGATACTTATTTGTTTTGGTTGCTTTCTTTGCTATTCAATCTTTAG
- a CDS encoding LamG-like jellyroll fold domain-containing protein produces the protein MKKTYKYSVITMLMLSLAIVTNSCSYNPKIRIASFNILSGQFKFNMELGPRADDYEYKRMLQVRYIDSVQPDIILLQEAEPLYEQIDYIIKKMPWLQSVKASNGLSILYHKNKFELLNHGYVRPISLQHASLKHVQSGKKLNVLNMHLAGEAGSLLNLRKIMAWASQHLDMNHESTLLAGDMNASLTSKYYDQFINDFPVFNDPNHNDALKFNKELIDWILLNKGFKLVGSGWKKAKLESRFISDHPIVWADLNLTDVNDNFDFDKASRPYLVLDKQDKTIHKYFSVHSEEIFHLKGQNYFLSTENQLIIDAKQYSVGFWLNSSIENNQLGQNYLITNQGYPFGWEVELRSGVPYFEARIESGQGKKSKGVKISGNTMVEANKWYHILVSIDEENDAKLYLNGILEGSVSLSGKIAYHKENPGIFIGTRWDLRNIFKGKITKPVFYKTIINSQKLNTILESKSNMTKEDMELFYLNFKNKKQ, from the coding sequence ATGAAGAAAACATATAAGTATAGTGTAATCACTATGTTAATGCTATCCCTAGCCATAGTTACTAATAGTTGCTCTTACAATCCCAAAATCCGAATTGCCTCATTCAATATACTCAGTGGGCAGTTTAAATTCAACATGGAATTGGGCCCAAGAGCAGATGATTATGAGTACAAGAGGATGTTGCAGGTGCGTTATATTGATTCGGTACAACCTGATATTATTCTCTTACAAGAAGCCGAGCCTTTGTATGAACAGATAGACTATATTATAAAAAAAATGCCTTGGTTGCAATCAGTTAAAGCGTCCAATGGATTAAGTATTCTTTATCATAAAAATAAGTTTGAATTATTAAATCATGGGTATGTTAGACCAATTTCATTACAGCATGCTTCTTTAAAACATGTCCAATCTGGAAAAAAATTGAATGTATTGAATATGCATTTAGCAGGTGAAGCTGGCAGTCTTCTTAATCTCAGAAAAATAATGGCATGGGCTTCACAACATCTTGATATGAATCATGAAAGCACCTTACTAGCTGGGGATATGAACGCATCTCTTACCAGCAAATATTATGATCAATTCATCAATGATTTTCCTGTTTTCAATGATCCTAACCATAATGATGCCCTTAAATTTAACAAAGAACTTATCGATTGGATATTATTAAATAAAGGGTTTAAACTTGTTGGCTCGGGATGGAAAAAAGCCAAATTGGAATCACGTTTTATATCAGATCATCCTATAGTTTGGGCTGATTTAAACCTTACAGATGTGAATGATAATTTTGATTTCGATAAAGCTAGTCGCCCCTACCTTGTACTAGACAAGCAAGATAAAACCATTCATAAATATTTTTCAGTTCATTCAGAAGAAATTTTTCATTTAAAAGGGCAAAATTATTTTTTGTCAACTGAAAATCAATTAATTATTGATGCAAAGCAATATAGTGTTGGCTTTTGGTTAAATTCCAGTATTGAAAACAACCAATTGGGGCAAAATTATCTAATTACCAATCAAGGATATCCTTTTGGTTGGGAGGTAGAACTAAGATCCGGTGTCCCCTATTTTGAAGCTAGAATTGAATCCGGTCAAGGCAAGAAGTCTAAAGGGGTTAAAATTAGTGGCAATACCATGGTAGAAGCAAATAAATGGTATCACATCCTAGTTTCTATAGACGAAGAAAATGATGCCAAATTATATTTAAATGGCATATTAGAAGGCTCCGTTTCGTTATCAGGTAAAATTGCATACCACAAAGAAAATCCTGGGATTTTCATAGGAACCAGATGGGATTTACGAAATATTTTTAAAGGTAAAATAACCAAGCCTGTCTTTTATAAAACTATCATTAACAGTCAAAAGCTAAATACTATACTTGAAAGTAAATCTAACATGACAAAAGAGGATATGGAATTATTCTATTTAAATTTTAAAAACAAAAAGCAATAG
- a CDS encoding RagB/SusD family nutrient uptake outer membrane protein, whose product MKQNNIYKIIVGLFAICMFTFSCETLEEEPFSFESASNTFQKIENFESLVNGATRTLQSMGYYTPTSGSKAIEASPTIDTYSFSPADFGNLWADSYKAINSLNSVIDNIALAENGTESQKNKILGKAHFLRAFAYFYLVRFYGDVPLILSGSSSLDNIGVSDGRTPSTEVYTQVIDDFQKSETLLSTTALPGEPTSWTSKAYLSKVYLTMAGAPLKLTENYEKAASKAKEIIDSDTYSLGEYVDNFMASKQNNSTSIIFQFIHSTSVGSAYSNSLFNNTALRNGITNPGSRAYRRYMDDFPDGPRKEVTFYLNSDPVVQNFLNEMDGNGNFSNQVYRNVNNIGLPNERKYFLKDALDTGFIKKYTYGSQGPEGDESDQNLVLFRYAEVLLIYAEAQNMADGGANALAYKCINDVRVRGIGSGSELSGLSVSDFDSAVIEERYWEFGYEIKRWFDVIRKEIPLTFDIYTSGVYQEFTAAFPNRYLLPVPQREIELNPNLLPQNTGY is encoded by the coding sequence ATGAAACAAAATAATATATATAAAATTATTGTAGGGTTATTTGCAATTTGCATGTTCACGTTTTCTTGTGAAACCCTAGAAGAAGAACCTTTTAGCTTTGAATCTGCATCCAATACATTTCAAAAAATTGAAAATTTTGAAAGTTTGGTTAATGGAGCAACACGAACTTTACAAAGCATGGGATATTATACACCTACAAGTGGTAGTAAAGCAATAGAAGCAAGTCCTACTATAGATACCTATAGTTTTTCGCCAGCAGATTTCGGCAATTTATGGGCTGATTCTTATAAGGCTATTAATAGCCTTAATAGTGTTATAGACAATATAGCTTTAGCAGAAAATGGAACTGAGAGTCAAAAAAATAAAATTTTAGGAAAAGCTCACTTTTTAAGAGCCTTTGCTTATTTTTATTTGGTAAGGTTTTACGGTGATGTTCCTTTAATATTATCAGGGTCTTCTTCTTTAGATAATATTGGAGTTAGTGATGGAAGAACCCCTTCAACGGAGGTATACACACAAGTTATTGATGATTTTCAAAAATCAGAAACACTTTTAAGTACAACCGCTTTACCAGGAGAGCCTACGTCTTGGACTTCAAAAGCATATCTATCAAAAGTATATCTAACGATGGCTGGAGCGCCATTAAAGCTAACAGAAAATTATGAAAAAGCAGCTTCTAAAGCTAAGGAAATAATAGATTCAGACACCTATAGTTTAGGCGAGTATGTCGATAATTTTATGGCTTCTAAACAGAATAACAGCACTAGTATTATTTTTCAATTTATTCATTCTACCTCGGTAGGTTCAGCTTATAGTAATTCATTATTTAATAATACTGCGTTGCGAAATGGTATTACCAATCCTGGCTCAAGAGCTTATAGAAGATATATGGATGATTTTCCTGATGGACCAAGAAAAGAAGTTACCTTTTATTTGAATAGTGATCCTGTTGTTCAAAACTTTTTAAATGAAATGGATGGTAACGGTAATTTTTCTAATCAGGTTTATAGAAATGTTAATAATATAGGATTGCCAAACGAAAGAAAGTATTTTCTTAAAGATGCTTTGGATACTGGATTTATTAAAAAATACACTTATGGCTCACAAGGACCGGAAGGCGATGAATCTGACCAAAACCTAGTTTTGTTTAGATATGCTGAAGTATTACTTATTTATGCTGAAGCACAAAATATGGCAGATGGAGGTGCAAATGCATTAGCTTATAAATGTATAAATGATGTTAGAGTACGTGGCATTGGCTCTGGATCGGAGCTTTCTGGTTTATCGGTTTCAGATTTTGATAGTGCCGTTATAGAAGAACGTTATTGGGAATTTGGTTATGAAATAAAAAGATGGTTTGATGTCATTAGAAAGGAAATCCCATTAACTTTTGATATTTATACTAGTGGGGTTTATCAAGAATTTACAGCAGCTTTCCCAAATAGGTATTTATTACCAGTACCACAAAGGGAAATAGAATTAAATCCTAACTTACTTCCTCAAAATACAGGGTATTAA
- a CDS encoding SusC/RagA family TonB-linked outer membrane protein: MKKFIKGVCLCAYSSKISLKMKLTTLLLVVSLFQMHANDTYGQDIKISLDMKQVNLKSVLNVIEQKTDFKFLYEKNIFQTNKIVNVSAKKEKLSSILNKLFKDANVSIVFLKKQIVIKAKLGSVMTPKKEVEQIELDNQQLVVSGVVSDTNGQPLPGANILEKGTTNGTQTDFDGKFSIGLADEQAVLVVSYLGFLTKEVVVNNQETIAITLIENAASLEEIVLVGYGSVKKGDLTGSVSSLSSKAFETQPTTKPSEILQGRIAGVSVSTPSGRPGGNQVIRIRGANSIIGNNAPLVVVDDLIGADFNTLNPNNIESIQVLKDASATAIYGSRGANGVILVTTKKGKKGKAQITFDYFTTLASVPKKVKILDAVGYTTSANNRRRYAKYSQQINDLTDFNYPTDEQILTPDVNGNRSMTWLYYHPEAIEAARNGELAIDWQDEIFRNANTNNYNLSVRGGNDNISYSLAGNYLDQEGLVINSDYERFNFRASVNVQANDRLKVGATILLSRENDNPVGEGGRGSLGVVSAALYALPVGLGVKYPETFNDPRYPFSESLIGRYFNHRGSYGGFGDSSPNGGSLINPVAAALEPEREIITSSNTLSTYLEYEIAEGLKLKVTGGMTSFNNNGRTYLNELINGRSTSDGQRTASISNSENSFWQNSNILTYKKDFNKHSLAFTGLFEQQYTTSTSSSISVQGFNNNTTSFNAIQSAEIVTGKSSNKEKRVILSYMGRVNYGFDDRFLLTASLRSDGSSVFGANNKWGIFPSGAFAWRLSNEKFLENSNHINNLKLRLSYGVTGNQAISPYQTLSQITTGGTSLDYPTNGGSLSLGSAFNRIANPDLKWEKTAQSDFGVDISLFDYKLNFTADYYYKKTSDLLSSRTLASQSGFSSVLQNVGEVENRGFEFLIDGTLLEQNDFRWTAGLNMTFNKNKVVELSTPDEERIPLNSVMYLLKGQPLGAIYGYKYVGVWQLDEEAEAFGYGQIPGTAKIIDQNNDGVYDENDKVFLGSANPDFTWGFNTAASYKGFDLNVQFQGSQGGEIYNEGARSRFDMEDVGATGYRGRERWHPINHPDGYYQRVDYTGTINQTAARQNATNIFTRKDAWQSDIFVEDASYIRLSNVTLAYNFNEKLISKLGVDAMRLYLSGQNLALWTDYTGYDPELAANENDGVRGYELNGYPKARTFTLGVKVDF; the protein is encoded by the coding sequence ATGAAAAAATTCATTAAAGGGGTTTGCCTATGCGCCTATTCCTCTAAAATAAGTTTAAAAATGAAATTAACAACACTCTTACTAGTTGTCTCTCTATTTCAGATGCACGCGAATGACACTTATGGTCAAGACATTAAAATTTCGCTAGATATGAAACAGGTAAACTTAAAAAGTGTTTTAAATGTGATTGAACAGAAAACTGACTTTAAGTTTTTATATGAAAAGAACATTTTTCAAACAAATAAAATTGTAAACGTATCTGCAAAAAAAGAAAAGCTATCGTCTATTCTTAATAAACTCTTTAAAGATGCTAATGTATCCATTGTGTTTTTAAAAAAACAAATTGTTATTAAGGCCAAGTTAGGTAGTGTGATGACACCTAAAAAAGAAGTGGAGCAGATCGAGCTTGATAACCAACAACTTGTTGTGAGTGGTGTTGTTTCAGATACTAACGGGCAACCCTTACCAGGAGCCAATATCTTAGAAAAAGGGACTACAAATGGAACACAAACCGATTTTGATGGTAAATTTTCTATTGGACTAGCCGATGAACAAGCTGTGCTTGTTGTTTCTTATTTAGGTTTTTTAACAAAAGAAGTCGTTGTTAATAATCAAGAAACTATTGCTATAACTTTAATTGAAAACGCAGCAAGCTTGGAAGAAATTGTTTTAGTTGGTTATGGCTCTGTTAAAAAAGGTGATTTAACTGGCTCAGTATCCTCCCTTTCTTCTAAAGCATTTGAAACACAACCAACCACTAAACCTTCAGAAATTTTACAGGGAAGAATTGCTGGGGTATCTGTAAGTACACCTTCAGGTAGACCAGGAGGTAACCAAGTTATTAGAATTAGAGGCGCGAACTCAATTATTGGAAATAATGCTCCTTTGGTAGTTGTTGACGATCTTATCGGAGCAGATTTTAATACATTAAATCCAAATAATATTGAGTCTATACAAGTTTTAAAAGATGCATCAGCAACTGCAATATATGGATCTAGAGGTGCAAATGGTGTTATACTAGTTACAACAAAAAAAGGAAAAAAAGGTAAAGCTCAAATTACCTTTGATTATTTCACTACACTGGCATCGGTACCAAAAAAAGTTAAAATTCTAGACGCTGTTGGCTATACAACTTCTGCAAATAATAGAAGGCGATATGCCAAATATTCTCAACAGATTAACGATTTAACAGACTTTAACTATCCTACAGACGAGCAGATTTTAACTCCAGATGTTAATGGTAATAGATCAATGACTTGGTTATATTATCATCCAGAGGCTATAGAGGCTGCCAGAAATGGAGAATTAGCTATAGACTGGCAAGACGAAATTTTTAGAAATGCAAATACTAATAATTATAATCTTAGTGTAAGAGGAGGTAATGATAATATTTCATATAGCCTTGCTGGAAATTATCTAGACCAAGAAGGTTTAGTTATAAATTCGGATTATGAAAGATTTAACTTTAGAGCAAGTGTTAATGTTCAGGCAAACGATCGATTAAAAGTAGGAGCAACGATATTATTATCTAGGGAGAATGATAATCCAGTAGGTGAAGGTGGTCGTGGCAGTCTAGGAGTCGTATCTGCAGCCCTTTATGCATTGCCTGTAGGTCTTGGCGTAAAATACCCTGAAACCTTTAATGATCCTAGATATCCATTTAGCGAATCTTTAATTGGTAGATACTTTAATCATAGAGGGAGCTATGGTGGTTTTGGTGATTCATCACCTAATGGAGGAAGTTTAATAAATCCTGTTGCTGCAGCTTTAGAACCAGAACGAGAAATAATAACATCGAGTAATACCTTATCTACCTATTTGGAATATGAAATTGCTGAAGGCTTAAAATTAAAAGTAACTGGAGGTATGACTTCTTTTAATAATAATGGGAGAACATATCTTAATGAGTTAATTAATGGACGTAGTACTAGCGACGGACAGAGAACAGCAAGTATTAGCAATTCTGAAAACTCTTTTTGGCAAAACTCTAATATCCTAACATATAAGAAAGATTTTAATAAGCATAGTTTAGCGTTTACAGGTTTATTTGAGCAACAGTATACAACATCAACAAGTTCTTCTATCTCTGTTCAGGGCTTTAATAATAATACGACTAGTTTCAATGCCATTCAATCTGCAGAGATTGTAACAGGAAAATCTTCTAATAAAGAGAAGAGAGTCATTTTATCCTATATGGGGCGTGTTAATTATGGTTTTGATGATCGTTTTTTACTTACTGCATCTTTACGATCGGACGGGTCATCTGTTTTTGGAGCTAATAATAAATGGGGTATTTTTCCTTCTGGTGCTTTTGCCTGGAGATTGTCGAACGAAAAATTTCTTGAAAACAGTAATCATATTAATAACTTGAAATTAAGGTTATCATACGGTGTTACAGGTAATCAAGCTATTAGCCCATATCAAACGCTTTCACAAATAACTACCGGTGGTACAAGTTTAGATTATCCTACAAATGGAGGTTCTTTATCTTTAGGTAGTGCCTTTAACAGAATTGCGAATCCAGATTTAAAATGGGAAAAGACAGCACAATCAGATTTCGGTGTTGATATTTCGTTATTTGATTATAAGTTAAACTTTACTGCAGATTATTATTATAAAAAGACGAGCGATTTGTTATCCTCTAGAACCTTGGCAAGTCAATCTGGTTTTAGCTCTGTATTACAAAATGTAGGAGAGGTAGAAAATAGAGGGTTTGAATTTTTAATCGATGGTACGCTTTTAGAACAAAATGATTTTAGATGGACAGCTGGTTTAAATATGACTTTTAATAAAAATAAAGTTGTAGAACTAAGTACCCCTGATGAGGAGCGCATACCTTTAAACAGTGTTATGTATCTATTAAAAGGGCAGCCATTAGGTGCTATTTATGGATATAAATATGTGGGAGTTTGGCAGTTGGATGAAGAAGCTGAAGCTTTTGGGTATGGACAAATACCAGGAACTGCTAAAATTATAGATCAAAATAATGATGGTGTTTATGATGAAAATGATAAAGTTTTTCTTGGATCTGCCAACCCAGATTTTACTTGGGGCTTTAATACTGCGGCAAGTTATAAAGGGTTTGACTTGAATGTACAATTTCAAGGGTCTCAAGGTGGTGAAATTTATAATGAGGGAGCAAGAAGTCGTTTTGATATGGAAGATGTTGGCGCTACGGGTTATAGAGGAAGAGAAAGATGGCATCCCATTAATCATCCAGATGGCTACTACCAACGTGTAGATTATACAGGAACCATTAATCAAACGGCAGCTAGACAAAATGCGACCAATATTTTTACCAGAAAAGATGCTTGGCAATCAGATATTTTTGTTGAAGATGCTTCTTATATTAGGTTAAGTAATGTAACACTTGCTTATAATTTTAACGAAAAGCTTATATCTAAACTAGGGGTAGATGCGATGAGATTGTATTTGAGCGGGCAAAACCTAGCTTTATGGACTGATTATACGGGGTATGATCCAGAATTGGCTGCCAATGAAAATGATGGCGTTAGAGGCTATGAATTAAATGGTTATCCAAAAGCGAGAACATTTACTCTGGGCGTTAAAGTAGATTTTTAA
- a CDS encoding FecR family protein — protein sequence MKSLIDKFLNNTITVSELDELQKWLQKPKHQVEFETYLRDLSDTNTALQDIDFELAYAAVWKSIQKTQNPVKRLYNGWIKYAAIVFLFLGLGYFYQQGFFNEKLEPIIDETHITLQLDNGTIKVINEDGSTKVIDARGEVIGKQEGSQLSYDDNSNTETLAYNTLTVPYGKRFDVKLSDGTLVHLNAGTSLKYPVKFIKGLDRQVFLNGEAYFDVVKDTNHPFIVNADEINVRVLGTQFNMTSYPEDAHTNTVLVEGSVSIYKKDETYNKETTTVLQPGYIASLNKDNDLISINPADIAMHTAWMKGRLILNEVAFKNILKKLERQYNVTFINNYKALENRYFTAKFDIEDIHQVMTSFSNSASFSFTFNNNEIIINP from the coding sequence GTGAAATCTCTAATAGATAAGTTTTTAAACAATACCATTACGGTCTCTGAATTGGATGAATTGCAGAAATGGTTACAGAAACCAAAACATCAAGTTGAATTTGAAACTTACTTACGTGATTTAAGTGACACCAATACAGCTTTGCAAGATATAGATTTTGAACTAGCCTACGCAGCAGTTTGGAAAAGTATTCAAAAAACACAAAACCCAGTAAAACGTTTATATAATGGATGGATAAAATATGCTGCAATAGTATTCCTCTTTTTAGGATTAGGGTATTTTTACCAGCAAGGGTTTTTTAATGAGAAATTAGAACCTATTATTGATGAAACACATATCACACTTCAATTAGACAATGGCACTATTAAAGTCATTAATGAGGATGGTTCAACCAAGGTGATTGACGCTAGAGGAGAAGTTATTGGGAAGCAAGAAGGAAGTCAACTAAGTTATGATGATAATTCTAATACAGAAACTTTAGCATACAACACGCTTACAGTACCTTATGGTAAGCGTTTTGATGTTAAATTATCCGATGGTACACTAGTACATTTAAATGCTGGAACCTCATTAAAATACCCGGTCAAGTTTATTAAAGGATTAGACCGTCAGGTGTTTTTAAATGGTGAAGCCTATTTTGATGTTGTCAAAGACACAAACCACCCTTTTATAGTGAATGCTGATGAAATAAATGTGAGAGTTCTTGGTACACAGTTTAACATGACTTCATATCCGGAAGATGCCCATACCAATACAGTATTGGTAGAAGGCTCTGTAAGTATCTATAAAAAGGACGAAACATATAATAAAGAGACGACAACCGTTTTACAACCCGGTTATATAGCTTCTTTAAATAAAGACAATGACCTAATTTCTATCAATCCAGCAGATATAGCTATGCACACGGCCTGGATGAAAGGAAGACTTATACTTAACGAGGTGGCATTTAAAAACATCTTAAAAAAGTTAGAACGCCAATATAATGTCACGTTTATAAACAATTATAAAGCGCTTGAAAATAGATATTTTACAGCAAAATTTGATATAGAAGATATTCATCAGGTAATGACGAGTTTTAGTAATTCGGCATCGTTTAGCTTTACTTTTAACAATAATGAAATAATTATTAACCCATAA
- a CDS encoding RNA polymerase sigma factor, with translation MSIYTSWSHKELVMAIQQGDKVAFKFLFEQYYGPLVGYISTYTQDKQLSEDIVQHSFITLWQKRSRLSNEASPKNYLYTIAYNRYIDLLRKEKRVGGLLEDLRMENLRNRIEEDREFLEKRLFKLKKIIEGLPPRCKEILYLSRQRGLEYTEIAEKLKISPKTVEEQIRIAFKKIRKGFEDGHSFLIFIRKILNHR, from the coding sequence ATGTCAATTTATACTTCCTGGAGTCATAAAGAATTAGTAATGGCAATACAACAAGGGGATAAAGTAGCTTTTAAGTTTTTGTTTGAGCAATACTATGGGCCATTGGTTGGTTACATCAGCACATATACACAAGACAAACAACTTTCGGAAGATATTGTACAACATAGTTTTATTACTTTATGGCAGAAACGAAGCAGGCTATCAAATGAAGCTTCTCCAAAAAACTATTTATATACCATAGCATATAATCGTTATATAGACCTACTTCGTAAAGAAAAACGGGTTGGTGGCTTACTAGAAGATCTTCGCATGGAAAACTTACGTAATCGTATTGAAGAAGATCGGGAATTTTTAGAAAAACGCCTATTTAAGTTAAAAAAAATAATAGAAGGATTACCTCCTCGTTGTAAAGAAATTTTGTACTTAAGTAGACAACGCGGATTAGAATATACAGAGATTGCAGAAAAACTTAAAATATCACCTAAAACAGTAGAGGAACAAATACGAATTGCCTTTAAGAAAATTCGGAAGGGGTTTGAAGACGGCCATTCCTTTCTTATTTTCATTAGAAAGATATTGAATCATCGTTAA
- a CDS encoding NUDIX hydrolase has protein sequence MDEFVDIVDDHGNNTGKVCLKSEAHQFGYWHSCIHVWLYTDSGKVLIQKRAANKDTFPNLWDVSVAGHIGAGEQPLKAAKREVLEEVGFEIKNEELVKIGTYKTNYKHQESLIDKEFHHVYITKLTVPLETLKLQIEEVAELKLILMNQLKRELQDEKKSANYAPYAMTYFNMVFNAIRK, from the coding sequence ATGGACGAATTTGTAGATATAGTTGATGACCATGGAAATAATACAGGAAAGGTTTGTTTAAAATCTGAAGCCCATCAATTTGGGTATTGGCATTCTTGTATTCATGTATGGCTATATACAGATTCTGGTAAAGTCCTTATTCAGAAACGTGCAGCAAATAAAGATACCTTTCCTAACTTATGGGATGTGTCTGTTGCAGGTCATATCGGTGCAGGGGAACAACCGTTAAAAGCAGCCAAAAGGGAGGTGTTAGAAGAGGTGGGTTTTGAAATAAAGAACGAGGAGTTAGTAAAAATTGGAACTTATAAAACCAATTATAAACACCAAGAATCTCTTATAGATAAAGAATTTCATCATGTATATATTACCAAACTTACAGTTCCTTTAGAAACATTAAAATTGCAAATTGAGGAAGTAGCAGAATTAAAGCTTATCTTAATGAATCAACTAAAAAGGGAGCTGCAAGATGAAAAGAAATCAGCAAATTATGCACCATATGCTATGACTTATTTTAATATGGTTTTTAATGCTATTCGAAAATAA